The following are encoded together in the Oryzias melastigma strain HK-1 linkage group LG17, ASM292280v2, whole genome shotgun sequence genome:
- the LOC112151985 gene encoding uncharacterized protein LOC112151985 isoform X9, which yields MRSFSKGFPGDMEACMMKPEVKKKRKPPKLPPKPTEEKLKEAEKPQTPAADLQSHRIDASNNRKLSETPVVPPRPTEKELQNSSRYSLHKKSQADHTESPREGDQSGAADETDFKQSNRSVLTGMFRGSQKEKKPSFTSYLHPPNEQDSTDDEIPVKQAPSNKPEFLKGVMKGLNRKTSPKIIKDNNDSEDAAEDEASAQTSEKKGFLSNILKKSKTSAEEASTQDNLSVHSELSASNDSLSEQSKGKGGKLTKIFKRSPKVEGTGDEPLAGELSGSSDSLAETHAMGSEPLQGEPADKQLEKKEKGAWFGFLKKTPKATAEEKLLQKDEDEDVSVSSADPSEDTCSQQIKAESDELTSSKEGSTESSTKDRNLEASSEDPSDSNRSKEKKLFSNMFRKQQKPAEGAAAEMEWETNTENATTDSSEKLADTTVSKEKKGGFAGKFKTSFENLFEKESDPKADDKWLTRSCENLSEVTTTKEKSGKFTQLFKKSPKPAPRSVATEHPLDSNLSASWDNLSEIEKEDFSEQAEPANDNDVLLEAATNTKEKKGGLSGIFKRTPKTSENQGDEGRETPEGGRLRRKRTVKKKRRVVSFRVKTTLPTNGRSTLQRSDEMPIIEEAVEMQEINPEQFVQESTVEVQPVEMAAYPSGESPSEPEEENDELMEWWNTVKGWTEWNKSSNFQEDEESAVEQAADRVYMAARLFVRLFNQRGASLQHRILELLAVADAADQFHKRTVSAAVGGGVASVAGSIATITGLILAPFTFGASIIVTAVGIGVATAGSITSATANITDTVHSNMDRKKVEKMIQGYQEEITVIRECLEFLQEGMDTLQEWDFEKYSEGAAKKALNHNIKHVMKEGGRAGKALMINTDKLISTVQVLGAAGGAAKAAQAISVTTGVMSALFLALDVFFLAKDSHELRKGAKTRFASKIREVCKDLQDGLLELNKVKTQLQKTMDGIEVEQYEEIEEVEVEVEDELESDPKKLAELEKDLDLMEKKLGKKEDEDEKKSEQSGKELFKFTKEKKEKRKKEIGEPEESKDKEEREDTKGKKEGDSRTESKPEKKEQAGSTRGPAEGALAEESLKGSKKNKESENRLTAGKEKTHLSESDTVQKDSKKTTNSREKQKTNPTEAQSNSGDSKQHCTGVNWERRGHHENQETEEERRHSHREKDRTEEERRRKDGRADMTQSQVKQNKHQEAERRDGGDAERRKDSHSVESRRSSKNEREEKRGSRGAEEDLMEKDRRSERGESRRRGHGEHGRRRSHTNSRDLWKDGLNI from the exons ATGAGAAGTTTCTCCAAAGGGTTCCCAG GAGACATGGAAGCTTGCATGATGAAACCAGAGGTTAAGAAGAAGAGAAAGCCG cccAAGCTTCCTCCAAAGCCCACAGAG gaaaaattaaaagaagCAGAGAAGCCTCAGACGCCAGCTGCTGACCTGCAAAGCCATCGCATAGACGCT AGCAACAACAGGAAACTCTCTGAAACTCCGGTGGTTCCACCCAGACCCACAGAAAAG GAACTTCAGAATTCCTCCAGATACAGCCTGCACAAAAAGTCACAGGCAGACCACACAGAG aGCCCCAGAGAAGgcgaccaatcaggagctgcAGATGAAACGGACTTCAAACAG AGTAATCGCTCGGTCCTGACTGGAATGTTTCGAGGAAGCCAGAAGGAGAAGAAGCCATCGTTCACC AGCTACCTCCACCCACCCAATGAACAGGATTCAACCGACGACGAAATCCCAGTCAAACAGGCTCCCAGCAACAAACCG GAGTTTCTGAAAGGCGTAATGAAAGGCTTAAATCGGAAGACGTCACCGAAG atCATAAAAGACAACAATGACTCTGAAGATGCAGCAGAGGACGAAGCATCTGCACAAACCTCT gaaaaaaaaggctttttgtcCAACAttcttaaaaagtctaaaacatCAGCAGAAGAGGCTTCCACACAA GACAACCTGAGTGTTCACAGTGAGCTGTCTGCCAGCAATGACAGTTTGTCTGAACAAAGCAAG GGAAAAGGAGGGAAATTAACCAAGATCTTCAAGAGGTCTCCAAAGGTGGAAGGTACTGGTGATGAG CCTCTGGCTGGAGAATTGTCAGGAAGTAGTGACAGTCTGGCTGAGACTCACGCAATG GGATCAGAGCCATTACAAGGTGAACCCGCTGACAAGCAGCTGGAGAAGAAG gagAAAGGTGCTtggtttggatttttaaaaaagacccCAAAAGCAACCGCAGAG GAGAAACTGTTACaaaaggatgaagatgaagatgtttCTGTCAGCAGCGCTGACCCATCTGAAGATACCTGCTCACAG CAGATTAAAGCAGAAAGTGATGAGCTGACGAGCAGCAAAGAAGGCTCGACGGAGAGCAGCACCAAG GACAGAAATCTGGAAGCCAGCAGTGAAGATCCGTCTGACAGCAACCGTTCCAAG gagaaaaagcttttcagcaacatgttcaggaagcagcagaaaccagcagagggcgctgcagCAGAGATG GAGTGGGAGACGAACACTGAAAATGCGACAACGGACAGCAGTGAGAAACTCGCTGACACGACTGTTTCAAAG gagaaaaaaggaggatttgctggaaaattcaaaacaagttTTGAAAACCTGTTTGAAAAG GAATCAGACCCAAAAGCAGACGACAAATGGTTAACAAGAAGCTGTGAAAACCTCTCAGAGGTCACCACAACAAAG GAGAAATCTGGAAAGTTTACACAGCTCTTTAAAAAGTCGCCCAAACCGGCTCCTCGCTCCGTTGCTACTGAG CATCCACTCGATTCTAACTTGTCGGCCAGTTGGGACAACCTTTCAGAAATCGAGAAG gAGGATTTTTCAGAACAAGCTGAACCTGCAAACGATAACGATGTTCTTCTTGAAGCTGCTACCAACACAAAG gaaaagaaaggcGGTCTTTCTGGGATTTTCAAGCGAACAccaaaaacttcagaaaatcaG GGAGATGAGGGCAGAGAGACCCCAGAGGGAGGCAGACTGAGACGCAAAAGGACCGTAAAGAAAAAGAGACGA GTTGTCTCATTCAGAGTCAAGACAACTCTTCCCACAAATGGCAGATCAACTTTACAG AGATCTGATGAGATGCCGATCATTGAGGAGGCTGTTGAGATGCAGGAAATTAACCCAGAGCag TTTGTCCAGGAGAGCACAGTGGAGGTCCAGCCTGTGGAGATGGCTGCTTATCCCTCTGGAGAAAGCCCCTCTGAACCGGAggag GAGAATGATGAGCTGATGGAGTGGTGGAACACAGTTAAAG GTTGGACTGAGTGGAATAAGAGCTCCAATTTCCAAGAGGATGAGGAATC GGCGGTGGAGCAGGCCGCCGATCGAGTCTATATGGCAGCTCGGCTCTTTGTGCGCCTTTTCAACCAGCGGGGGGCGTCCTTGCAACACCGCATCTTGGAGCTTCTGGCTGTGGCCGATGCTGCAGATCAGTTCCACAAACGGACGGTGTCGGCCGCCGTGGGTGGAGGCGTGGCCAGCGTCGCAGGCAGCATCGCCACCATCACCGGCCTCATTCTGGCTCCCTTCACCTTCGGAGCCTCCATCATCGTCACCGCCGTGGGCATCGGTGTGGCGACGGCTGGGAGCATCACATCGGCGACCGCTAACATCACAGACACGGTCCACTCAAACATGGACCGCAAAAAAGTGGAGAAGATGATCCAGGGATACCAGGAGGAGATCACGGTCATCAGGGAGTGTCTGGAGTTTTTGCAG GAAGGCATGGACACCCTGCAGGAGTGGGATTTTGAAAAGTACTCTGAAGGTGCTGCCAAAAAGGCTCTAAACCACAACATCAAGCATGTGATGAAGGAGGGCGGGCGCGCCGGGAAAGCCCTGATGATCAACACGGACAAACTCATCAGCACCGTGCAGGTTCTTGGAGCCGCAGGCGGCGCTGCCAAAGCTGCACAGGCCATCAGTGTCACCACAGGGGTGATGTCCGCCCTCTTTCTCGCTCTAGATGTTTTCTTCCTCGCCAAGGACTCCCATGAGCTCCGCAAGGGCGCCAAAACAAGGTTTGCCTCCAAAATTCGAGAGGTGTGCAAAGACCTCCAAGATGGTCTCCTGGAGCTGAACAAAGTGAAAACGCAACTACAGAAGACCATGGACGGCATTGAGGTGgagcagtatgaggagattgaggaggtggaggtggaaGTGGAGGATGAACTAGAGTCCGATCCAAAGAAACTGGCTGAGCTGGAGAAGGACCTGGACCTCATGGAAAAGAAACTTGGCAAGAAGGAGGACGAGGACGAGAAGAAGAGTGAGCAGTCGGGGAaggaactttttaaatttaccaaggaaaagaaagagaagagaaaGAAGGAGATAGGAGAGCCTGAGGAGAGTAAAGACAAAGAGGAGAGGGAAGACACTAAAGGAAAGAAAGAGGGAGACAGCAGGACTGAGTCCAAACCAGAGAAGAAAGAGCAAGCTGGCTCCACCCGAGGACCTGCTGAAGGAGCTTTAGCAGAAGAGTCTCTGAAAGGaagcaaaaagaacaaagaaagtGAGAACCGACTCACTGCtggaaaagagaaaacacaCCTGAGCGAGTCTGACACCGTCCAAAAAGACTCCAAGAAAACcacaaacagcagagaaaagcagaaaacaaacccGACTGAAGCCCAGAGCAACTCAGGTGATTCCAAACAACACTGCACAGGTGTGAATTGGGAAAGAAGAGGGCATCATGAAAACCAAGAAACAGAGGAGGAGAGAAGACACTCTCACAGAGAAAAGGACAGAACAgaggaggaaaggaggaggaaggaCGGAAGGGCGGACATGACACAGAGTCaagtaaagcaaaacaaacaccaAGAAGCTGAAAGACGAGACGGAGGAGACGCAGAACGAAGGAAAGACTCACACAGTGTAGAGTCCAGGAGGAGCAGCAAGAACGAAAGAGAGGAGAAACGAGGgagcagaggagcagaggaggatcTGATGGAGAAAGACAGGAGGAGCGAAAGAGGGGAGAGTAGAAGGAGAGGACACGGCGAGCACGGTCGGCGTCGATCTCACACCAACTCCAGAGATCTGTGGAAAGATGGACTGAACATTTAG